A window of the Lactuca sativa cultivar Salinas chromosome 5, Lsat_Salinas_v11, whole genome shotgun sequence genome harbors these coding sequences:
- the LOC111888713 gene encoding uncharacterized WD repeat-containing protein C2A9.03 produces MSHQQEDDEYMGDEYEMEDVDDNMEEEFHGRDVGSYSDVDEYDYMNNKLADTCAAQARRGKDIQGIPWERLSITRDKYRQTRLEQYKNYENIPQSGEASEKACKVTNKTVLYYDFRRNSRSVKSTILHFQLRNLVWATSKHDVYLMSRFSVIHWSSLTCNKSEVLNVSGHVAPCEKHPGSLLEGFTQTQVSTMAVKDNLLVAGGFQGELICKYLDRPGVCFCLRTTYDDNAITNALDIYTTPSGAVHFTASNNDCGVREFDMENFQMTKHWRFPWPVNHTSISPDGKLLIIVGDSPEGMLVDSSSGKTVASLHGHLDFSFASAWNPDGYGFATGNQDKTCRVWDIRNISKSITSLKANLGAIRSIRYSSDGRFMAMAEPADFVHVFDVRDGCYDKEQEIDFFGEISGTSFSPDTDSLFIGVWDRTYSSLLEFGRRHNYSYLDSLI; encoded by the exons ATGTCACATCAGCAAGAAGATGATGAGTACATGGGTGATGAATATGAAATGGAAGATGTAGATGATAACATGGAGGAGGAGTTTCATGGTAGAGATGTTGGGTCATACTCTGATGTGGACGAATATGATTACATG AATAATAAGTTGGCAGATACATGCGCTGCCCAAGCAAGAAGAGGAAAAGATATTCAAGGTATTCCCTGGGAAAGGCTGAGCATCACTAGGGACAAATATAGGCAAACTAGACTTGAACAGTATAAGAACTATGAAAATATTCCTCAGTCTGGGGAGGCTTCAGAAAAG gcatgcaaagtcaccaacaAAACAGTCCTGTACTACGACTTTAGACGGAATTCAAGATCTGTAAAATCGACAATACTTCACTTTCAG TTGAGAAACCTAGTATGGGCTACATCAAAGCATGATGTGTACCTAATGTCACGTTTTTCTGTCATCCATTGGTCCTCCTTAACTTGCAACAAGTCTGAAGTCCTTAATGTATCAGGGCATGTGGCACCATGTGAG AAACACCCTGGAAGTCTGCTGGAGGGATTTACTCAGACCCAAGTTAGCACAATGGCAGTAAAAGATAATTTGCTAGTTGCTGGAGGATTCCAAGGAGAACTTATATGCAAG TATTTAGATAGACCTGGAGTTTGCTTCTGCTTGAGGACAACTTACGATGATAATGCTATTACAAATGCTCTAGACATTTATACTACCCCAAG TGGTGCAGTTCATTTTACAGCCTCAAACAATGATTGTGGAGTTCGCGAATTCGATATGGAAAATTTTCAGATGACTAAGCACTGGCGTTTTCCTTGGCCGGTCAAT cATACTTCCATTAGCCCCGATGGAAAGCTTCTTATAATTGTTGGAGACAGTCCTGAAGGAATGTTGGTGGACTCGAGCTCCGGAAAG ACGGTTGCATCCTTGCACGGACACTTGGATTTCTCGTTTGCATCAGCATGGAATCCGGATGGGTATGGGTTTGCAACAGGGAACCAGGACAAAACCTGTAGAGTTTGGGATATCAGAAACATATCAAAATCTATAACCTCTTTAAAAGCCAATCTTGGAGCCATTAGATCCATCCGTTACTCATCAGATGGTCGCTTCATGGCAATGGCAGAACCTGCTGACTTTGTTCATGTGTTTGATGTCAGAGACGGCTGTTatgacaaggaacaggaaattgATTTTTTTGGTGAGATATCTGGCACTTCATTCAGTCCCGATACCGACTCTCTTTTCATAGGAGTATGGGATCGCACGTATAGCAGTCTCCTCGAGTTTGGCCGCAGACACAATTACTCTTACTTGGATTCCCTAATTTGA